A genomic stretch from Rhinatrema bivittatum chromosome 9, aRhiBiv1.1, whole genome shotgun sequence includes:
- the FAM43A gene encoding protein FAM43A has protein sequence MLPWKKNKFDLIEEDKQAAKRKGYAVSLNYSALTSLARSCPESALSRVGSMFKSRRKKIRITGEDPTYTVLYLGNATTLQSKGEGCTEAAVGKIWAKSELGKQGTKMRLTVSPQGIRMVHAEERARQRRPGHLYLLHRVTYCVADARLPRVFAWVYRHELRHKAVTLRCHAVLVSRPEKARAMALLLYQTSAAALAEFKRLKRRDDARHQQQEQRQELGLAGGGGIPLVPLRKLLLLHGQCCYKPPVERSRSAPKLGSITEDLLGEEEEEEEERRALELLECDDVLLLRAGAGAARGGPEQQQRELAQLISDLGELRIGNDLQTLRADLRVTRLLSGESTGSESSSDGGQQEPAPLVNGFQEGAEPEPDTG, from the coding sequence ATGCTGCCCTGGAAGAAGAACAAGTTCGACCTGATCGAGGAGGATAAGCAGGCGGCGAAGCGCAAGGGCTATGCGGTGAGCCTCAACTACTCGGCGCTCACCTCCCTGGCCCGCTCGTGCCCGGAGAGTGCTCTGAGCCGGGTGGGCAGTATGTTCAAGTCGAGGCGCAAGAAGATCCGCATCACGGGCGAGGACCCCACTTACACGGTGCTCTACCTGGGCAATGCCACCACCCTGCAGTCGAAGGGCGAGGGCTGCACGGAGGCGGCCGTGGGCAAGATCTGGGCCAAGAGCGAGCTGGGCAAGCAGGGCACCAAGATGCGCCTGACGGTCAGCCCGCAGGGCATCCGCATGGTGCACGCGGAGGAGCGcgcgcggcagcggcggcccggcCACCTCTACTTGCTACACCGCGTCACCTACTGCGTGGCGGACGCGCGCCTGCCGCGCGTCTTCGCATGGGTGTACCGGCACGAGCTGCGCCACAAGGCCGTCACGCTGCGCTGCCACGCTGTGCTCGTCTCGCGGCCCGAGAAAGCGCGCGCCATGGCGCTTCTGCTCTACCAGACGTCGGCCGCCGCCCTGGCCGAGTTCAAGCGGCTGAAGCGGCGCGACGACGCCCGccaccagcagcaggagcagcgcCAGGAGCTGGGCCTGGCCGGCGGCGGCGGCATCCCGCTCGTGCCCCTGCGCAAGCTGCTGCTTTTGCACGGCCAGTGCTGCTACAAGCCGCCGGTGGAGCGCAGCCGCAGCGCCCCCAAGCTGGGCTCCATCACTGAGGACTTGCTGggcgaagaggaggaggaggaagaggagcggCGCGCCCTGGAGCTGCTAGAGTGCGACGACGTGCTGCTGCTGCGGGCGGGCGCCGGAGCGGCCCGGGGGGGaccagagcagcagcagcgcgAGCTGGCGCAGCTCATCAGCGACCTGGGCGAGCTCCGCATCGGCAACGACTTGCAGACTCTGCGTGCCGACCTGCGGGTCACCCGCCTGCTCTCGGGCGAGAGCACGGGCAGCGAGTCGTCCAGCGACGGGGGCCAGCAGGAGCCGGCGCCGCTCGTCAACGGCTTTCAGGAGGGCGCGGAGCCGGAGCCCGACACGGGCTGA